CCGCATTGGATGGCCTGGCGGACTTCGTCAGCACCCAGGAACTGCACCGCCTCCTGCACGAACGGGACGTCCGGGTGTCGCTGGCCACCACCTACCGGATCCTGGCGTCCATGGCCGAGGAAGGCCTGGTGGACACCCTGCGCAACGGCGAGGGCGAGGCCGTGTACCGGCGATGCTCGGCCACCAGCCACCACCACCACCTGCTGTGCCGCAACTGCGGAAAGAC
This genomic stretch from Arthrobacter dokdonellae harbors:
- a CDS encoding Fur family transcriptional regulator, with protein sequence MSEVPVKEQRVTKQRLAISAALDGLADFVSTQELHRLLHERDVRVSLATTYRILASMAEEGLVDTLRNGEGEAVYRRCSATSHHHHLLCRNCGKTVEVEAPAVESWAARIAKDNGFTQVQHTVEIYGLCPECAAA